In one window of Blastopirellula marina DNA:
- a CDS encoding PAS domain-containing hybrid sensor histidine kinase/response regulator, with protein MMDYEKIHIAIVADGSDSARILPHLHACGVLPQNILCVEPNGWPDLIHDSIGLCFWAMASQGNAHQHWPDPQQSPAVLGQCLNVYIEAGPVTSRSPFVIDWKEFDEQQIDFKLKYLIEEAQIRANLRQHQQWYRLAIVEGNVGLWWWDRQIDFVYLSQHFQTMLGIASDQLPQNVNQWLSRVHADDRYKLTETIHSQFNANADRFELECRIRHADGLFRWYSLSGQLQSSGPCRGRVLGAASDITEKKEIEIALAAANKLANSAVHAKSEFLTNMSHNLRTPITAILGHADLLGNLSTDEQAATSLESISRNSHQLMQLLDDILELSCIESALPLANMGKTSIAAILGDVQDLYGEKAKQQGLKFHVRVQPEIPAEFVTDATRTRQILKRLIENAIKFTPEGEITVEASFQRFPKPALQLIVRDTGIGIPASRLETIFEPFDLADNSPSRSHGGSGLGLSICQRLVKTLQGALDVESEVGYGTSFLLSIPLEVTSNSLPADNTTPSNDDVGLDGYRVLLVEDGVDNQLVFNAFLRKAGATVTVANNGLEAVEWISANRRETGETGCDSDPRVDVILMDMQMPVMDGYQATQILRDSGFSKPILAVTAHALQGDRMRCLEAGCDDYFTKPIKRRPFLEFVQRYARQARHLATTLEASEGTVALQHSACED; from the coding sequence ATGATGGACTACGAAAAGATCCATATTGCAATCGTTGCAGACGGGTCAGACTCCGCCAGGATTCTGCCGCATCTGCACGCGTGTGGCGTATTGCCACAAAACATTCTGTGCGTCGAGCCCAACGGCTGGCCCGACCTGATTCATGATTCGATTGGCCTGTGCTTTTGGGCCATGGCTTCGCAGGGCAACGCGCATCAGCACTGGCCGGACCCGCAGCAATCGCCGGCGGTCTTAGGGCAGTGCCTGAACGTTTATATCGAAGCGGGCCCTGTCACTTCGCGTTCTCCGTTCGTTATCGACTGGAAAGAGTTCGACGAGCAGCAGATCGACTTCAAGCTGAAGTACTTGATCGAGGAAGCGCAAATCCGCGCAAACCTGCGCCAGCACCAACAGTGGTACCGCCTGGCAATCGTCGAAGGGAATGTTGGGCTGTGGTGGTGGGACCGCCAGATTGACTTTGTGTACCTCTCGCAGCACTTTCAAACGATGCTGGGGATTGCGTCTGACCAATTGCCGCAGAACGTCAATCAGTGGCTCAGCCGCGTTCACGCCGACGACCGATACAAGCTGACCGAAACGATCCATTCGCAGTTCAACGCGAATGCCGACCGGTTTGAGCTTGAGTGCCGCATTCGCCACGCCGATGGTCTCTTTCGCTGGTACTCGCTGAGTGGGCAGCTTCAATCAAGTGGTCCTTGTCGCGGCCGGGTACTGGGGGCCGCGTCCGACATCACCGAGAAGAAAGAAATCGAAATCGCTTTGGCAGCGGCGAACAAGTTGGCCAACTCGGCCGTGCATGCCAAGAGCGAATTCCTGACCAACATGAGCCACAACCTGCGGACCCCGATCACGGCCATTCTGGGGCATGCCGATCTGCTGGGAAATCTTTCAACGGATGAACAAGCGGCGACCTCCCTGGAATCGATCAGCCGCAATAGCCATCAGTTGATGCAGTTGCTGGACGATATCCTGGAACTTTCGTGCATCGAATCGGCGCTTCCCTTGGCCAACATGGGGAAGACATCGATCGCGGCAATCCTGGGTGACGTGCAGGACCTATACGGAGAGAAAGCCAAGCAACAAGGCTTGAAGTTTCACGTTCGTGTACAACCAGAGATTCCGGCAGAGTTTGTTACCGACGCCACGCGAACGCGGCAGATCCTCAAGCGTCTGATCGAGAATGCGATCAAGTTCACGCCGGAGGGGGAAATCACCGTCGAAGCCAGCTTCCAGCGTTTCCCCAAGCCGGCACTACAACTGATCGTTCGCGACACAGGCATCGGCATTCCGGCCAGTCGCCTGGAAACGATCTTCGAGCCGTTCGACCTGGCCGATAACTCACCTTCGCGCAGCCATGGGGGCTCGGGGCTGGGGTTGTCGATCTGCCAGCGGCTGGTCAAAACGCTGCAAGGCGCACTCGATGTCGAAAGCGAAGTGGGGTATGGGACCTCCTTCCTGCTTAGTATTCCCTTGGAAGTCACTTCGAACTCGCTTCCCGCGGACAACACGACGCCAAGCAACGACGACGTCGGGCTCGACGGGTACCGTGTGCTGCTGGTCGAAGATGGCGTCGACAATCAGCTGGTCTTCAATGCGTTCTTGCGAAAAGCAGGTGCCACCGTTACCGTGGCCAACAACGGCCTGGAAGCGGTCGAGTGGATCAGCGCTAACCGCCGCGAGACCGGCGAAACCGGATGCGATAGCGACCCACGAGTCGACGTGATTCTGATGGACATGCAGATGCCGGTCATGGATGGGTACCAGGCCACGCAGATCCTGCGCGACAGCGGGTTTTCCAAACCGATTCTGGCCGTCACCGCCCATGCGCTTCAAGGAGATCGGATGCGCTGCCTGGAAGCTGGCTGCGACGACTATTTCACCAAACCGATCAAGCGGCGTCCGTTTCTTGAATTCGTGCAACGTTATGCCCGGCAAGCCCGACACCTGGCCACAACCTTAGAAGCATCGGAAGGAACCGTTGCTTTGCAGCACAGTGCGTGCGAAGATTGA
- a CDS encoding DUF1080 domain-containing protein — MRSQSIVRLPEVRLMLRSALLLTCFVLFALPAVAEEKGDAKPQETKSKVQKLFDGKTLKGWKLNDKGFYEDHGDVSVKDGEILLGKGDPATGIVLDGNPPKMNYEVRLEAKRVEGGDFFCGLTFPVGEAHQTLIIGGWGGGVTGITSIDGMSAVENETTGYTEFENNKWYKIRVRVQPKSVQVWLDDEEIIKYNPEGRKLDIWIEQDTTKPLGIGTWNTGAALRNLELETL, encoded by the coding sequence ATGAGGTCTCAATCCATTGTTCGCCTGCCCGAGGTTCGCTTGATGCTTCGCTCTGCCCTGCTTCTAACCTGTTTCGTCCTGTTCGCCCTGCCGGCCGTCGCCGAAGAAAAAGGGGACGCGAAGCCCCAGGAAACCAAGTCGAAGGTCCAGAAGCTGTTCGATGGCAAAACCTTGAAAGGGTGGAAACTCAACGACAAAGGCTTCTACGAAGATCACGGCGACGTCTCGGTCAAAGATGGCGAGATTCTGCTGGGCAAAGGAGACCCGGCCACGGGGATCGTGCTGGACGGCAACCCGCCGAAGATGAACTACGAAGTTCGCCTGGAAGCGAAGCGGGTTGAAGGGGGAGACTTCTTCTGCGGTCTGACCTTCCCCGTCGGCGAGGCCCACCAAACGCTGATCATCGGCGGCTGGGGGGGCGGCGTCACCGGCATCACCAGTATCGACGGCATGTCGGCTGTCGAGAACGAAACGACCGGCTACACCGAGTTCGAGAACAACAAGTGGTACAAGATCCGCGTCCGCGTGCAGCCCAAGAGCGTTCAGGTTTGGCTGGATGACGAAGAGATCATTAAGTACAACCCCGAAGGACGAAAGCTCGACATCTGGATCGAGCAAGACACCACCAAGCCGCTGGGTATCGGAACCTGGAATACGGGAGCCGCTTTGCGAAACTTAGAGCTGGAAACACTTTAG
- a CDS encoding DEAD/DEAH box helicase: protein MSLELFHPVVQAWFTKRFGKPTEAQNAGWPSIAQGRCTLIAAPTGSGKTLAAFMVCLDRLFRRWLAGNLLDTTYVVYVSPLKALSNDIHRNLDVPLMEICDMAENMGMLPPQIRTAVRTGDTPSSQRQAMTRRPPHILVTTPESLYLMLTAERSRKTLRHIDTVIVDEIHALARDKRGSHLTLTLERLEALCIEPPTRIGLSATQKPIEEVACFLVGAERVDENNVPDCAIVDGGHRRQLDLEVSVPPSPLEAVCSNEQWGEVYDELVKLIQSHHSTLVFVNTRRMAERVAHRLTEVLGDEVITSHHGSLAKEIRHSAEQRLKEGKLKAIVATASLEMGIDIGYIDLVVQIGSARSIANFLQRVGRSGHSLHGTPKGRLFPLTRDELIECLALMRSVEKGELDRIEIPVAPLDILAQQVVAEVSAEEQDEAELYERFKRAWPYRDLSYQKYQDVLEMINEGVTRSIKTGAHIHRDRINGKLRPRRGARISATTSGGAIPDMPIYRVVMDPENQVVGTVDEHFAVDSKAGDVFLLGNTSWRVLAIRGSDVIVQDAQGQPPSVPFWFGESPGRTIELSKEVADLREEIADKIVAAAEDPSRERFKIQSQEGDLLESSFDQIDVETVQWVQAECHATAWAAMQAVRYVAAQHAAMGLVPTQKKIVFERFFDEAGSMQLVVHAPLGTRINRAWGLAFRKRFCRSFDFELQASADDDGIVLSLGPQHSFPLEDMFKMLNSNNGQALLEQALLAFPMFGIRWRWNATRALAILRFMGGKKVPPHMVRFRSDDLLAAAFPDQVGCLENHNEDIKYPDHPLVQQTLHDCLTEGMDVERWKEMLRAVEAGEVQFIARQTREPSPFAHERINANPYSFLDPAGLEDRRTRAVTTRRTLAPGEMKELGQLSPEAIATVRREAWPTARDPDELHDVLSSLVALPESQGQEWQSLFDRLVKQGRATRYVRDGHEPLWTATETLSIVEAALPGGTAQPSVTVPEGVGKQLESHQAWVELVRSVAPCLGPFSTEELAQTWGLKPSSVHAACEAVEAEGIILRGHYSTAGSSHEGDLQWCDRRLLARIHRLTVNGLRQQIQPVERDVFLRFLARHQLLQRETKSSGARGLSAVMNLLQGFEASAGSWERSLLAARMDDYDPDWLDDQLTSGELVWGRLRPPQGDAEEGPSMASLRRSVPMAIVQRENLGWLIPDVRQSAEALARGNAQEVLEALKARGALFHQDLKILTKLLPTHLDEALRELAALGLITCDSFSTVRKIVDDSGTKKSRTRRKSNATSRAGRWSLFPGIVEEVSAEDYLHRWCLQLVARYGVIFRDLLHRETAAPSWAQLVPMLRRMERRGELRGGRFVKNAGGEQYGTEQAIYALRKLRDAKQEDPWVAVSGTDPLNLAGVLTDEHKVPAIHTNALIWQNGQVVATKRGGEIEFLRPVAPTDQMEMTRALHAGRRLPPQTIPIGFPRRRSTAS, encoded by the coding sequence ATGTCGCTCGAGCTATTTCATCCTGTGGTTCAGGCCTGGTTCACCAAGCGGTTTGGCAAGCCCACCGAGGCCCAAAACGCTGGCTGGCCCTCTATTGCCCAGGGGCGCTGCACACTGATCGCCGCTCCGACGGGTTCGGGTAAAACACTCGCGGCATTCATGGTCTGCCTGGATCGGCTCTTCCGCCGCTGGCTGGCCGGCAATCTGCTCGACACCACCTATGTCGTCTATGTCTCGCCGCTGAAGGCGCTCAGTAACGATATCCACCGCAACCTGGACGTGCCGCTGATGGAAATCTGCGACATGGCCGAGAACATGGGGATGCTTCCTCCCCAGATCCGTACGGCCGTGCGAACGGGCGACACGCCGTCGTCCCAGCGGCAAGCGATGACACGGCGGCCACCGCACATTCTGGTGACCACGCCGGAATCGCTGTACCTGATGCTGACCGCCGAACGTAGCCGCAAGACCCTGCGGCACATCGATACGGTCATTGTCGACGAAATCCACGCGTTGGCGCGCGACAAGCGAGGTTCGCACCTGACGCTGACACTGGAACGGCTCGAAGCGCTGTGCATCGAGCCCCCAACCCGCATCGGCTTGTCAGCCACGCAGAAGCCAATCGAAGAAGTGGCCTGCTTCCTGGTCGGTGCCGAGCGGGTCGACGAGAACAACGTGCCAGACTGCGCGATCGTCGACGGAGGGCATCGCCGTCAGCTCGATCTGGAAGTGAGCGTCCCCCCTTCCCCACTGGAAGCCGTATGCTCCAACGAGCAGTGGGGCGAAGTATATGACGAACTGGTCAAGCTGATCCAGTCACATCACAGTACGTTGGTCTTTGTGAACACGCGCCGCATGGCCGAACGAGTGGCCCACCGGCTGACGGAAGTGCTCGGCGATGAAGTGATCACCAGCCATCACGGCAGCCTGGCCAAAGAGATCCGCCACTCGGCCGAACAGCGTCTGAAAGAAGGGAAGCTGAAAGCGATCGTCGCGACCGCCTCGCTCGAGATGGGGATCGACATCGGTTATATCGACCTGGTCGTGCAGATCGGTTCGGCCCGCAGCATTGCCAACTTCCTGCAGCGCGTTGGGCGTTCTGGCCACTCGCTGCATGGCACCCCCAAAGGTCGCTTGTTCCCGCTGACGCGCGACGAACTGATCGAGTGCCTGGCGCTAATGCGGAGCGTCGAGAAGGGGGAACTCGACCGCATCGAAATCCCGGTCGCTCCGCTCGATATCCTCGCCCAACAGGTCGTCGCGGAAGTGTCCGCTGAAGAGCAGGACGAAGCGGAGCTGTACGAACGATTCAAACGTGCCTGGCCTTACCGCGACCTTTCGTATCAGAAGTACCAGGATGTCCTGGAGATGATCAACGAAGGAGTCACGCGTTCGATCAAGACCGGCGCGCATATCCATCGCGATCGGATCAACGGCAAGCTGCGTCCGCGGCGGGGTGCCCGGATCAGCGCGACGACCTCTGGCGGGGCGATCCCCGACATGCCCATCTACCGCGTGGTGATGGATCCAGAGAACCAGGTCGTAGGGACCGTTGACGAACACTTTGCCGTCGACAGCAAGGCCGGCGACGTCTTTCTATTGGGCAACACCTCGTGGCGCGTGCTGGCCATTCGCGGCAGCGACGTAATCGTGCAGGATGCTCAAGGCCAACCGCCGAGTGTTCCTTTCTGGTTTGGCGAATCGCCTGGCCGCACCATCGAGCTTTCCAAGGAAGTGGCCGACCTGCGCGAGGAAATCGCCGACAAGATTGTCGCCGCGGCCGAGGATCCTTCCCGCGAGCGATTCAAGATTCAATCGCAAGAGGGTGACCTGCTGGAGTCATCGTTCGATCAGATCGATGTCGAGACGGTGCAGTGGGTTCAGGCCGAGTGTCACGCGACGGCGTGGGCTGCGATGCAGGCCGTTCGCTACGTGGCCGCCCAGCACGCGGCGATGGGACTGGTGCCGACGCAGAAGAAGATTGTCTTCGAGCGGTTCTTCGACGAAGCCGGCAGCATGCAGTTGGTAGTGCATGCCCCGCTAGGCACGCGGATCAATCGGGCCTGGGGGCTGGCGTTTCGTAAACGGTTCTGCCGCTCGTTCGACTTCGAACTGCAAGCCAGCGCCGACGACGACGGCATCGTCCTTTCGCTCGGTCCGCAGCACAGCTTTCCGTTGGAAGACATGTTCAAGATGTTGAACTCCAACAACGGTCAGGCACTGCTCGAACAAGCCTTGCTGGCGTTTCCCATGTTCGGCATTCGCTGGCGTTGGAACGCGACCCGGGCCCTGGCGATCCTGCGTTTCATGGGAGGCAAGAAGGTCCCGCCCCACATGGTTCGCTTCCGCTCGGACGACCTGCTGGCCGCTGCGTTCCCCGATCAGGTTGGTTGCCTCGAAAACCACAACGAAGACATCAAGTACCCCGACCACCCCCTAGTACAGCAAACCCTGCACGACTGTTTGACGGAAGGAATGGACGTCGAGCGTTGGAAGGAAATGCTGCGGGCCGTCGAAGCGGGCGAAGTGCAGTTCATTGCCCGGCAAACGCGCGAGCCGTCGCCGTTTGCCCATGAACGAATCAACGCGAATCCGTATTCGTTCCTCGACCCGGCCGGACTCGAAGACCGCCGTACGCGAGCCGTTACCACGCGCCGCACACTAGCCCCTGGCGAGATGAAAGAGCTCGGGCAGCTTTCCCCCGAAGCGATCGCCACGGTCCGCCGCGAGGCCTGGCCAACCGCGCGCGATCCGGACGAACTGCACGACGTGCTCAGTTCGCTGGTCGCGCTGCCCGAGTCGCAAGGGCAAGAATGGCAAAGCTTGTTCGATCGCCTGGTGAAGCAAGGCCGCGCGACACGTTACGTGCGTGATGGTCACGAGCCGCTATGGACCGCGACCGAGACCCTTTCGATCGTAGAAGCAGCCCTGCCTGGCGGAACGGCCCAGCCCAGCGTGACGGTGCCGGAGGGGGTCGGAAAGCAGTTGGAATCGCACCAGGCCTGGGTCGAACTGGTGCGCAGCGTGGCCCCGTGCCTGGGCCCCTTCTCGACCGAAGAACTGGCCCAGACCTGGGGACTGAAGCCATCGAGCGTGCATGCCGCCTGCGAAGCGGTCGAAGCGGAAGGGATCATCCTGCGGGGTCATTATTCAACCGCTGGCTCTTCGCACGAAGGAGACCTGCAGTGGTGCGACCGACGGCTGCTGGCTCGTATCCATCGCTTGACCGTCAACGGATTGCGGCAGCAGATTCAACCGGTCGAGCGCGATGTCTTTCTACGTTTCCTCGCGCGGCATCAACTGCTGCAGCGGGAAACGAAGTCGTCGGGGGCTCGCGGCCTCAGCGCGGTAATGAACCTGCTGCAAGGCTTCGAGGCTTCCGCCGGTAGCTGGGAACGAAGCCTGCTCGCGGCGCGCATGGACGATTACGACCCCGACTGGCTGGACGATCAACTGACTTCCGGCGAACTGGTATGGGGGCGACTGCGACCACCGCAAGGTGACGCGGAAGAAGGCCCGAGCATGGCCTCGCTTCGCCGCAGCGTGCCGATGGCGATCGTGCAGCGTGAGAACCTAGGCTGGCTCATCCCAGACGTTCGACAATCGGCCGAAGCCCTCGCACGCGGCAACGCCCAAGAAGTACTGGAAGCTCTCAAGGCGCGTGGAGCGCTGTTTCATCAAGACCTTAAAATTCTTACGAAGCTACTGCCGACCCACTTGGACGAAGCTCTGCGTGAACTGGCCGCTTTAGGTTTGATTACCTGCGACAGCTTTAGCACCGTGCGAAAGATCGTCGACGACTCTGGTACGAAGAAGTCGCGAACGCGTCGCAAGAGCAACGCCACCTCGCGGGCCGGGCGATGGTCGCTCTTCCCTGGCATCGTCGAGGAGGTCTCGGCCGAAGATTACCTGCACCGCTGGTGTTTGCAACTTGTGGCGCGGTACGGGGTGATCTTCCGTGACCTACTGCACCGCGAGACGGCCGCCCCGTCGTGGGCCCAGTTGGTGCCGATGCTGCGGCGGATGGAACGTCGCGGCGAGCTGCGTGGCGGACGCTTTGTGAAGAATGCCGGCGGCGAGCAGTATGGCACCGAACAAGCGATCTACGCTCTACGGAAGCTGCGCGATGCCAAACAGGAAGATCCTTGGGTGGCGGTCAGTGGTACCGACCCATTGAACCTGGCCGGTGTACTGACCGACGAGCATAAGGTTCCGGCGATTCACACCAATGCGCTCATCTGGCAGAACGGCCAGGTCGTGGCCACAAAGCGGGGTGGCGAGATTGAGTTTTTGCGTCCCGTCGCCCCCACCGATCAGATGGAAATGACCCGAGCCCTGCACGCAGGCCGACGATTGCCGCCGCAAACGATCCCGATCGGCTTTCCCCGCCGCCGCTCGACCGCCAGCTAG
- a CDS encoding DUF1080 domain-containing protein: MQRPLAHLILAALLAVAAPLPLFAADDTKTYTTQEEAPASYKLQGEYVGKVTVDGAEVKYGVQVIALGNDKFEAVSYPGGLPGDGYSGGNYDDLLKAEATASGGKVEFKGEGFVATLHDGKIEVIGEGGVEVGTLEKVERKSPTLGAKAPEGAIVLFDGTSADAWNNGKIVQEDLLLADCESKEKFGDHTLHLEFRTPFKPDARGQARGNSGLYVQSRYETQVLDSFGLSGADNECGGIYKVSKPKVNMCYPPLTWQTYDVDFTAAKYDADGKKTENARVTIKHNGVVIHDDLELPSNTPGRHQEGPGPDAIYLQGHGNPVVYRNIWVVKK; this comes from the coding sequence ATGCAGCGTCCCCTCGCTCACCTCATTCTGGCCGCATTGCTGGCCGTCGCCGCTCCGCTGCCCCTGTTCGCCGCGGACGACACCAAAACGTACACCACTCAGGAAGAAGCCCCAGCGTCTTACAAGCTTCAAGGCGAATACGTCGGCAAGGTGACCGTCGACGGTGCCGAAGTGAAGTACGGCGTGCAGGTCATTGCCCTGGGCAACGATAAGTTTGAAGCCGTTTCCTACCCAGGCGGTCTGCCCGGCGATGGTTACTCGGGCGGCAACTACGACGATCTGCTCAAGGCCGAAGCCACCGCTAGCGGCGGCAAGGTCGAATTCAAAGGCGAAGGTTTCGTCGCCACGCTGCACGATGGCAAGATCGAAGTGATTGGCGAAGGTGGTGTCGAAGTAGGTACGCTCGAAAAGGTCGAACGCAAGAGCCCGACCCTCGGCGCGAAAGCCCCAGAAGGTGCGATCGTTCTGTTTGACGGTACCAGCGCCGATGCCTGGAACAACGGCAAGATCGTTCAGGAAGACCTGCTGTTGGCCGACTGCGAATCGAAAGAGAAGTTCGGCGATCACACGCTGCACCTCGAATTCCGCACACCGTTCAAGCCAGACGCACGCGGCCAGGCTCGCGGTAACAGCGGTCTGTACGTTCAAAGCCGCTACGAAACCCAGGTCCTCGATTCGTTCGGCCTGTCGGGTGCCGATAACGAATGTGGTGGTATCTACAAGGTTTCCAAGCCGAAGGTGAACATGTGCTACCCACCACTCACCTGGCAAACCTACGACGTCGACTTCACCGCGGCCAAGTACGATGCCGACGGCAAGAAGACCGAAAACGCACGCGTCACGATCAAGCACAATGGTGTCGTTATCCACGATGACCTGGAACTGCCCAGCAACACGCCTGGCCGTCACCAGGAAGGCCCAGGCCCCGATGCGATCTACCTGCAAGGCCACGGCAACCCCGTTGTGTACCGCAACATTTGGGTTGTGAAGAAGTAA
- a CDS encoding prolyl oligopeptidase family serine peptidase, producing the protein MNRASICLLFVCLFAASAFAQDPIKPITRRLPAKSDYTLPEPTKKNLEARIAEVDKFSASLKNNPLFADVDVYRKAVEFAIKHGEFYGEGDIKKAQACLTMARNRAESLAKNETPWKEQKGLVVRGYTSSIDGSSQPYGLVIPEGLDLSKPQPLYIWLHGRGDKATDLHFIHERSTKTGQISPEDAIVLHPFGRQCIGFKSAGEIDVMDAIAAVKKQYNIDDKRIVLMGFSMGGAGCWHIGAHYAENFVAMSPGAGFAETARYQNLKKEDYPPQYEQTLWQVYDVPSYTTNLFNLPVVAYSGEEDKQIQAARVMEEAFKKEGQTLTHLIGPKMGHKYAPETLEQILAMVKAARDEGQAEYPLNVTIQTPTLRYGKMHWVEMLELTRHWEDSRVGALWKEDDELMVVTRNVAKMKIDLDKAKKFTLDIDGQKLTVNEGDKPANSIILARSGNQWEVTDQAASTDKLHKTPGLQGPIDDAFMAPFLVVMPSGKSANANVQRWVDFEAKHLASRWQSLFRGKLRTKLDKDVTADDIKKYNLICWGTPETNSVLKKTMGQLPLAWDEKEISLGAHKVDAANHVPLMIYPNPLNTQKYLVINSGPTFREDHDRTNSLQNPKLPDWTLIDIRQDPDGSSPGKVVAADFFDEAWQP; encoded by the coding sequence ATGAATCGCGCTTCGATTTGCCTGCTTTTTGTTTGCCTGTTTGCCGCCAGTGCATTCGCCCAGGACCCGATCAAACCAATCACTCGTCGTTTACCGGCCAAGAGCGACTACACCCTGCCTGAGCCGACCAAGAAGAACCTGGAAGCTCGGATCGCCGAGGTCGACAAGTTCTCGGCCAGTTTGAAGAACAACCCGCTGTTTGCCGATGTCGACGTCTACCGCAAGGCAGTCGAGTTCGCGATCAAGCATGGCGAGTTCTACGGCGAAGGGGACATCAAGAAGGCCCAGGCCTGTTTGACCATGGCCCGCAATCGAGCCGAGAGCCTGGCCAAGAATGAAACTCCCTGGAAAGAACAAAAAGGGCTGGTCGTTCGTGGTTATACCAGCAGCATCGACGGCAGCTCGCAGCCGTACGGCCTGGTGATTCCGGAAGGCCTCGATCTCTCCAAGCCACAGCCGCTGTACATCTGGCTGCATGGCCGAGGCGACAAGGCGACCGACCTGCACTTCATTCATGAACGCTCGACCAAGACCGGTCAGATCTCGCCAGAAGATGCGATCGTGCTGCATCCTTTCGGTCGCCAATGTATCGGCTTCAAGTCGGCTGGCGAAATCGACGTGATGGATGCGATTGCCGCGGTGAAGAAGCAGTACAACATCGACGACAAGCGAATCGTGCTGATGGGCTTCTCGATGGGGGGCGCTGGCTGCTGGCACATCGGTGCTCACTATGCCGAGAACTTTGTCGCGATGAGCCCCGGGGCCGGCTTCGCCGAGACGGCGCGCTATCAGAACCTGAAGAAAGAAGACTACCCGCCGCAGTACGAGCAAACGCTGTGGCAGGTTTACGATGTCCCCTCGTACACGACCAACTTGTTCAATCTGCCGGTCGTGGCATATAGCGGTGAAGAAGACAAGCAGATCCAAGCAGCTCGCGTGATGGAAGAAGCCTTCAAGAAGGAAGGCCAGACGCTAACCCACCTGATCGGCCCGAAGATGGGTCACAAGTACGCTCCGGAAACACTCGAGCAGATCTTGGCGATGGTGAAAGCGGCCCGCGATGAAGGTCAGGCCGAATACCCACTGAACGTCACGATCCAGACGCCCACCTTGCGATACGGCAAGATGCACTGGGTCGAAATGCTGGAGCTGACTCGGCACTGGGAAGATAGCCGCGTTGGCGCGTTGTGGAAGGAAGACGACGAACTCATGGTGGTCACGCGCAACGTTGCCAAGATGAAAATCGATCTGGACAAGGCCAAGAAGTTCACCCTGGATATCGATGGGCAGAAGCTCACCGTGAACGAAGGAGACAAGCCAGCCAACTCGATCATCCTGGCCCGTAGCGGCAACCAGTGGGAAGTCACCGATCAAGCGGCATCGACCGACAAGCTCCACAAGACGCCAGGACTGCAAGGTCCGATCGACGACGCATTCATGGCACCTTTCCTGGTGGTGATGCCATCGGGCAAGTCGGCCAACGCCAACGTGCAGCGTTGGGTCGACTTCGAAGCCAAGCATCTGGCCAGTCGCTGGCAGTCTTTGTTCCGCGGCAAGCTGCGTACCAAGCTCGACAAGGACGTTACGGCCGACGACATCAAGAAGTACAACTTGATCTGCTGGGGCACCCCAGAGACCAACTCGGTGCTGAAGAAGACGATGGGCCAACTACCGCTGGCCTGGGATGAGAAAGAGATCTCGCTGGGCGCGCATAAGGTCGACGCGGCCAATCACGTACCGCTGATGATCTATCCCAATCCTTTGAATACGCAGAAGTACCTGGTGATCAACAGTGGTCCGACGTTCCGCGAGGATCACGATCGTACCAACAGCCTGCAAAACCCGAAGCTGCCGGACTGGACGCTGATCGACATCCGCCAAGATCCGGATGGATCGTCCCCTGGCAAGGTAGTTGCCGCCGACTTCTTCGACGAAGCCTGGCAGCCGTAG
- a CDS encoding PilZ domain-containing protein, with translation MLETVYSQKMKLLLDRLRCRIQLPDQFADLENRRGVLPAQALDMRRTTRLYCPGKLLIESFASLPSVPRNHQYVVGYSIDISSTGIRFLHDTELYPGEQVTLWTSAQRLTCTVIRCRRLNELCFEIGASFTEEDPSVDDPQDIEQPEQDLAHQREEFLN, from the coding sequence ATGCTGGAAACAGTCTATTCGCAAAAAATGAAGTTGCTGTTGGATCGGCTGCGATGCCGCATTCAATTGCCCGATCAATTTGCGGACTTGGAAAACCGCCGTGGGGTACTCCCTGCGCAAGCACTCGACATGCGTCGTACCACGCGGTTGTACTGTCCTGGCAAGTTGCTGATCGAATCGTTCGCTTCGTTGCCATCGGTACCGCGTAATCATCAGTACGTAGTAGGCTACTCGATCGATATTTCTTCGACCGGCATCCGTTTTCTGCACGATACCGAGCTTTACCCAGGCGAACAGGTAACGCTTTGGACTTCCGCCCAGCGGCTGACATGCACGGTCATTCGCTGCCGCCGCTTGAATGAACTTTGCTTTGAGATTGGGGCATCGTTCACTGAAGAAGATCCCAGCGTTGACGATCCGCAGGATATCGAGCAGCCAGAGCAGGATCTCGCCCATCAACGTGAAGAATTCTTGAACTAG